Proteins encoded together in one Streptomyces sp. NA04227 window:
- a CDS encoding choice-of-anchor P family protein — MDASTGVGSAAGPDSAASALPAEGGDKGPPIGNQGQVECDTELGTHAPFYGGQSASQTYDTTFSALGTDPLPDLGTSEAEAWTPQGLAHWSNWDGAGNDLLLVTAYGPEGGEARVHGIDPASGEHVGSVELETKEDDQSHVGGIVVLGKHAYVSAYRSKSVNRYYLPELRRKFEEYRPPIGDVELPRIREKGHPTDIANGVAFLGTDGEALYAGRYVDDDATTRTEMDSYRPDEKGMLSRDDGPTYVAPRRTQGVTVVDGDFYFSVSRTPKPEVDGRRSFLYRVGPEDMKANAIDNQLPPPSFNQATECFRAPSMSEGIVTHGDRTYLLFESGSAVYALEEDNPPENVVKKIHVARLGSGDGDDGDGPGQGSSTTTYTGPTKADYHDTFTASARLSGASGPVSKAKLSFTLGKGRAAQNCTATTDSSGVGTCELTPAQAPGRTSLTVRFGGGSGLGPSSDTTAFTITRQETALTYKGPKRVANGTPARLAGVLTEESAGGRPVAGRSVTLALGRGDDRQACTGTTADDGRARCTIASVDQPLNADATVPVTAAFEGDTYYEPSRKRATVLLEHYTGRSHGITAEVSLAGLGLGVKPSPDTGPVRTAHASRHVPGCAAGVNTLLLRTGTLCPTVVTSLAPGTSRATAAVQDVRIGLPGLPLIEVAGATARSTSTCAAGGSARGTTDVRLRVGGELVELTGEPNAEVDLPGVARLVVNEQRPVPGAEHGRTVNAVHLTAANGAVDVVIASATSDVHNCAE, encoded by the coding sequence CGCAGACGTACGACACGACGTTCTCCGCACTGGGCACCGATCCCCTCCCGGACCTGGGCACCTCCGAGGCGGAGGCGTGGACCCCGCAGGGTCTGGCCCACTGGTCGAACTGGGACGGCGCGGGCAACGACCTTCTGCTGGTGACGGCTTACGGCCCGGAGGGCGGGGAGGCGCGGGTCCACGGGATCGATCCGGCATCGGGTGAGCACGTGGGGTCGGTGGAACTGGAGACGAAGGAGGACGACCAGAGTCATGTCGGCGGAATCGTCGTGCTCGGAAAGCATGCCTATGTCTCCGCTTACCGCTCGAAGTCGGTGAACCGCTATTACCTGCCGGAACTGCGCAGGAAGTTCGAGGAGTACCGGCCGCCCATCGGGGACGTGGAGCTCCCGCGCATCAGGGAGAAGGGGCACCCGACGGACATCGCGAACGGTGTCGCCTTCCTCGGAACCGACGGCGAGGCCTTGTACGCGGGCCGGTACGTGGACGACGACGCCACCACTCGTACGGAAATGGATTCGTACCGGCCGGACGAGAAGGGAATGCTGTCGCGGGACGACGGTCCCACGTATGTGGCGCCCCGGCGGACCCAGGGCGTGACGGTCGTGGACGGCGACTTCTACTTCTCCGTGTCGCGGACCCCGAAGCCGGAAGTGGACGGCCGTCGCAGCTTCCTCTATCGCGTCGGCCCCGAGGACATGAAGGCGAACGCGATCGACAACCAGCTCCCGCCGCCCTCCTTCAACCAGGCCACGGAGTGCTTCCGGGCGCCGAGCATGTCCGAAGGGATCGTGACGCACGGAGACAGGACCTATCTGCTCTTCGAGTCAGGCTCGGCCGTGTACGCCCTGGAGGAGGACAATCCGCCGGAGAACGTGGTCAAGAAGATCCATGTCGCCCGGCTCGGCTCCGGGGACGGCGATGACGGCGACGGACCGGGGCAGGGCAGCAGCACCACGACCTACACGGGCCCCACGAAGGCCGACTACCACGACACGTTCACCGCTTCGGCGCGGCTGAGCGGCGCCTCCGGACCCGTCTCGAAAGCCAAGCTGAGCTTCACCCTCGGGAAGGGCCGCGCGGCACAGAACTGCACGGCCACGACGGACTCCTCCGGCGTGGGCACCTGTGAGTTGACCCCGGCGCAGGCACCCGGGCGGACCTCGCTGACCGTACGGTTCGGGGGCGGCTCGGGCCTCGGGCCGAGCAGCGACACCACGGCGTTCACCATCACCCGGCAGGAGACGGCGCTGACGTACAAGGGGCCGAAGCGCGTCGCCAACGGCACTCCGGCCCGGCTGGCGGGCGTGCTGACCGAGGAGTCCGCGGGCGGGCGTCCGGTGGCCGGGCGTTCGGTCACCCTGGCCTTGGGACGCGGTGACGACCGGCAGGCCTGCACCGGCACCACCGCCGATGACGGCCGTGCGCGCTGCACGATCGCCTCGGTGGACCAGCCGCTGAACGCCGACGCGACCGTGCCGGTGACGGCGGCATTCGAAGGGGACACGTACTACGAGCCGTCGCGGAAGCGGGCGACGGTGCTCCTCGAGCACTACACGGGGCGTTCCCACGGCATCACCGCCGAGGTGTCCTTGGCGGGCCTCGGCCTGGGGGTGAAACCCAGCCCGGACACCGGGCCCGTGCGCACGGCACACGCGTCGCGTCACGTTCCCGGGTGCGCGGCGGGCGTCAACACCCTGCTGCTGCGGACCGGAACACTGTGCCCGACCGTCGTGACGAGCCTGGCGCCCGGCACGTCCCGGGCCACGGCAGCGGTGCAGGACGTACGGATCGGGCTGCCCGGTCTGCCGTTGATCGAGGTGGCGGGAGCGACCGCGCGTTCCACGAGCACCTGTGCGGCGGGCGGTTCGGCGCGTGGGACGACCGACGTACGACTGCGTGTCGGGGGCGAGTTGGTCGAGCTCACCGGTGAGCCGAACGCCGAGGTGGACCTGCCCGGTGTGGCGCGGCTGGTGGTCAACGAGCAACGCCCGGTGCCCGGCGCGGAGCACGGCCGTACGGTCAACGCCGTCCACCTCACCGCCGCGAACGGCGCCGTCGACGTGGTGATCGCCTCGGCCACCAGCGACGTCCACAACTGCGCGGAGTGA